In bacterium, one genomic interval encodes:
- a CDS encoding helix-turn-helix transcriptional regulator, translating to MKTHIEQFRKKLGLTQEELARRVGVARQTIIALEQGKYNPSLGLAHALTRTLKQRYIEDVFVPD from the coding sequence ATGAAAACGCACATTGAACAGTTCAGAAAAAAACTCGGGCTTACCCAGGAGGAACTTGCGCGCCGCGTCGGCGTAGCCAGACAAACGATCATCGCGCTTGAGCAGGGAAAATATAATCCTTCGCTTGGACTCGCGCATGCCCTGACGCGGACCCTTAAGCAACGGTATATCGAGGATGTATTTGTTCCCGATTGA